One Hippoglossus stenolepis isolate QCI-W04-F060 chromosome 6, HSTE1.2, whole genome shotgun sequence genomic window, TAACAGATCGGTGATTCAGCGTCGTCTGAAGCGAGCCACTGGACCTGGTAGGAATGTTCCACACACCTGTAAATTGTCTGTGCCCCCACAATAACCCCTGCACCTCCACCAGCCCCCCCTTAGTGAGTCATTACGAATGCCATCATGCTGCTACAATCTCTCAATGCTATTGTCAGCTGTCTCCCGACCACGCAGCCTATCCTCACGTCCAGTCAGAGGTGTCACTGTGCCTTCAGATGACATGTTAGGGCAGCGATATATAAGCTGTCAACTCAAATGTGTACTCAAAATGCTTTGTGATCCTGCGTCCATTTGGTGCATAGGTTGTGCACATTCTCAGAAAATGCAGTAGCCACATAATAGGTTGGGGCAGTAAGCGAGTCCTTTGACAGGGTCAGTTGGCATGAAATAGCGAAGAGTTTTGAAGACAAGCTGTGTGGCAACGTCTGGAATTACCCACATTGCGTGATCGTCGCTTTTTCAGTCAGGATCGTAACATTagcaaaatgttattttcttgaGTTTCGCCATCTTTGTTTATGTTAGTTGCACGCAAATCAGAGGAAAAAAGATCTGTCTGAGTCAAAGATAAAAGAACGGGCAGTGCAAGTATATCGCAGCCCTTGGACTGACAGTAAATGAGTGACTGTGTTAGTAAGCTGACTGAAGGCCTCTGTGTTTTACTGGGAGAGTCACTGAAATCATCTGTAAGGGTTTGTCCTCCTACTGAGTGAGGTGTTTAGTGATTAACACCCAAGGGCTTGGTGAGTAGGTGACCCTGGGTCAGATACTGGACAATCCCTTGGCCGGACCTGTAAATGAAGCTTCTCAATGGTCGTCCTCTGCGTCTGTCAGGAGCACTCTGATTTAGCCCTATCTGTGGGTGTTCTGCCCGCTGAGGTCAGAACAGAGAAAGGATGGTCTGACTGAACAAGGACTCTTCAGTCTCAATAAGCTATTCAAGccagctttcttttttttttaccccagcAAAGAAAAAGAGTTTCAACTCTTAATCAGATGATCATGAGTCAAActcatgacaaacacaaaaactcaaaacacaaaCCGTCAAAGAGAACCAAACAGGAAAGTGACGTCTATTCAGGTGAATTTTACACTGACAGCAGAAATACCATAGGTGGTCGCAAAAGCATATTTGACCGCTTTCCCTCACACATATCTGGCAAAAGTGAGTCCTGGCAGAGTGTGTCAGACTGCAGGTGTAACTTCCCAGACTCATGATCCATTCTGGTCAGTGACATTACTGCCTGAGGCTGATAAGGGTGATACGGGTGATGGAGTAGAGTAAACAGAGGTTTAGGTTGGCCCCTCCCATGACCAGcgctccacacactgatctgTCAGACTGTCATTTTGAGCTTTTTGCCTGCATTTCCCAAAATAAATTTCTGTATCTATGAAACAATgcattgtttctcttttttcatttcatgcacTGAAGGGTTGCCTCAGTCTGATTTTAATCAAAAGAGACTGACTTTCACTTAGAATTTATTTCTCCAATCGCCTGGAAGTGATTCTTTTTTTACGACAGAAAATTGTGTATCCTGCTGTTCCCCCGTAGTTTACAGTAAGTTAATTTAGCGCTCTTGCAGCAAGACGAGCGAAGGTTCACACTAGGTGAAAGCTAGTATAAAATggagacaagaagaaaacagataGCAAATTTACCAAAGATTTCCTAAATAACTGTATATTAAACAACGTTTTTCACAGTTAAAATACCTATTAACTAATATTAAAAAACTCATACTCTTCATGAGACTATATCTGTACACAGGATAATAACAGCAACTTAATAACACTTTGATGAAACCAGAAGTCATCCATGGTCTGTTAATATGTCCGGGAACAACCAGCGTTCTGCTGGTTGTTCCCGGTAGGAACTGAGATTAGCGTTTAGCTTGAAGGGGAAAACCATTCATGTCGTGTGATGACTATCAGGGTAATGACAGAGAAAAATTCTTGAGTTTGGGCCAGAACCTCGGAGGTAAGTCCCATGTGGCTTCGTTGCCAGACAAAAGAAGGAATCATGTTTCACATCAAACGTTTCAGAGAGGTGTTTTCAAAACCTGatatttttcccttttatgttttaaaaccattaaagaagcatgaaaaaaacaagagtcaATCAAAGAAGTTAAAAGATCTTTCCGTTAAGATTTGAAGACTTTTGTCTCTgaagtcaaaatgtcatatAAACTGTGCACATGATCCAAGGCATAACATGGGTGGTTTACATACAGTGAATAAGAATCCAATGAATGGTTCATGGACAGCTGTAATAACACCAAGAAACATGAGTAAACACATTACTGTATTTCACACACCTGGATGAAAGGTGTTCTTGTTCCTATTAAGCCTGGAGAAACAAAGGACCTGTCCTGAAACAAATTACATTCTGTGAACTTCTCTTCAACTCATTGTTTTCTGGGAGTAAACTGAGAAGATAGATACCGATCTCATGTCCGTGCATCAGGCACAGAGCTGGATGTGGTTAGCTTAGCAGTAGACATAAATGAGCGGAAGCAGTGAGCCAGACTGACTGTCTCTGAAGTGTAAGAATAAGCATTCCAACACCTCTCATTAACACATTGTGTCTTCTTTGTTTAATCAGTCCACAAATATGTCTGTGTTATATGTCTAGGATCCATGCACAATTCCCTATTCAGTAAGgtgaacatttaaatcattccttgtttactgttagctcttgACTTTCAGCAACGCCACACATTTTGgattatattttgaaaatgtttccttGTTCCAAGAACATTTTGATCTTcaaaaaagctttgaaaaagAATATTCTTACCAATTCGTcatattcattgtttttatttatttattttaagactactgacaggaaaggggcacttcaggggccaatcagattttagCTGGGtcccctggatccgcccctgctaTGCACAGTCAATTTGTGCTGTTGTTGGTCTTCATGAAATAATTTCAGCTTTTAGCTTCCTTTGAATACTTAGCAGTACAGTTCATATATCCATGGGTTCATGTCTTCTTTTcaagaaatgtaaaataacccAATAATTGACGTTCAGAGTTGTTGGTCGGCTTTTTCTACCCGTCTCCAGTCTTAATGCTGAcccaagctaagctaacaatATTCCGGCTTCAGCTCTATTTACACacaagctgtgtcccaattcttTGCCGTCTGCTTTGTGGGCATGTAGACCATGAAGGCTGAACCACAATGAGACAGTCTGGTGAGGTCACCAGCCCAGCCCACCCTTACTGCTGTCGCCTTACAGCAGAGCTGGAGTTGGACACGTCGAGTAAGTTTTAAGTCTTTGACTAAGACATGAGAGCAGCATCAGTCGTTGATCTCACCTCTCATTGATTGAATAACTTTGTTTTagcatttaaaacatgttgatttaCACGGAAAAGCTCCAATCAGGCCTACAGTAATCTCCATCATTTGTCTTACATATCCAGTGGGTCTGACACTTAAATCCCATGATCTGCTTTAAATACTGCGATCATGTCTGTACCttaatctttgttttctctgttgggCATGGCCAGACAAAACGCTGGAGTCATCACCATCACTGCTCgacaaacaaaaacctgaaaacCAGCCAGCTGTAAAACAGATTTCATGCTGGTTCTGTCTGTGTTATGGGACGACTCACTTTTGgaaaaggaaatcaaaacatcttttttatcTTCTGTCAGTAATCCCaccttgatttttattttgctttctcGTTGTCTCCCCCCTTCGTTTGTCACAGCCTTTGTCGTCAACATTTTTATACAACAACTTACAAAAATAATCTTTGATGCATTTGTCATCActgtcattattatcattattattttaaaaaacatgttttgaggCTGCCACGGTTCTTTATTGCTATGCTTAGCAGGGATCCCTTTTGTTTGCCCGCTCAGTGACAACAAGAGTTGTTTTGATTTCATCAGGAGatctttaaactttaatatCCTGCTGCATGTTCcttcctgaaaaacaaacaaaaaaccaaGTGCAAAGGAGGAGACTCAACAggaccacagagaaacacaggaatTTTATTGCAGAACAAGTTGATGCTGATAAAGGAAAGCGTGGGTGGGAGAGGAACATTTTGATTTCCAAAtatttctttatctttgttGCCCGTTGATTTTACAGAATATTAGGTTTGAtgacagacaaaagaaaatgtttacattgCAAAGAACCTGAAGGAAAAAGGGTGGATTCATATTATTAGCCAGTAACAGGTAGCTTCAGAGGTGCAGTGAGTGGAATGTGCTTGTGTTAAAAAACTGCAGGGGGACTTCTGGAACATGTTTACTAGATTGGGAAAGTCATTGTTCCTACGTATCTACCAGGGAGACTGGAATTGTTCCTTTGTTTGGCCACATCCTTTATGGAAGGAGGACAATCAGACACACATCCGGCTACATTGAACAGATAACACATCGTACTGACATAACATCTGGAGCTACCTAACACATCAGAAATACTTATCTGATTTACCTACTCAATGTTAATTCACCATAAAGCTTTTTTAAAGATTACAATTGTGTTCTCTTTAACGATAAATCATGTGCTTTGTATGGTTGCTGATCATTTTTtgaattacctctgccaaggaggttatttttgttgttgctgtgcatcagtttgtttgtcttttagcagaattacgcaaaacTAGTAAACCAATTTGGTGGAATTAAATTGGGGAAGgagcaaaatacaaacatatcaACTTTTGCTGTGGATTTGATTAAGAGGGAGGGTTCTTCCACATGGTCAGATCGGGTGTTGTTccactttttttgtgaagttcTCAGTAAATACTGAGAACTTCATGAAAAAAGCCGTATGTAGAGTGCTAATGTTATAAAAGGTGAAAATTGTTGCTGATCCGTATGATGCTCCGAATGTGTCTGTCAatcagccttggcggaggtgtgcaCTCTCCAAGTGCCCCTCTAGTTTATGTTTACCATGCTTCCTGAAAATGACTATGGACGTGACGTTTCTCCAGGTGTGACATGACCTGATATCACGCACGGTGACGAAAAGCAATGATTATATCGCTGACAGAACCAATCCTGAGACGTGTCTCAACTTAATTCTCAAAAAATTACCTGAAATGTCGCCATTGCTTTTTAGGGTGGGGGAGAGTGAAGCAACTGAGTCTAAGGTttcaatgtgaaaaatgttcatTCATGCAACTTCATTTTGTTGGTGATTGTCTGTGAAAGCGGCATACCTCACTTATTTGTAACAAATGCCAACATTGAAACCTTCTTCTCAAGGTGAAGCTTTATACGTAACTAAGGACTGTGCCTGGTgttcttttattatctttattatagGAGACTTAAACTaacaatgaatacattttactcGCTGTCTGCATAGCTTCGTCAGTGTCACTTACGACTTACTTAACTTAAAATTATCATTGGTTTAAAAATCTCATTAATGAgtatcattaaaataaaaaaataaaattatttctttcactttacTGTTTTAACAATAAAGTcaaatttagtttcatttatGTCTAtaacaaaaatgtctttcattttctccaacTCGCAAATCTCCAACTTAATGAATCCCCCTGAGACCTCAGAACTGACCAACTTTGGAGGTTTTGGATCACAAAGGCGCGCTGTGAGCAGCCCTGCGGTCTAGGCCTGTGGAAAAGAGGGAGGTGACTCAGGGTGAGGGGGAGTGGTCCGAGGGGCGGACCTGAGGGCCCACAAGGTTTATATAGTTTAACAGCTTTCCTTTCCTCCTGCCTTGTGTCTGTGAGCTCCCATTTCAGCCCGCCCAGCCTGTgcttctctctcgctccttgTCTGTCTCACTGAGTCTCACACTCTACAGCAACAATGAAAACCTCCAAGCAAACTACATACTCCATGCGCTCCTCCACTAGTAGCAGGTCTCCTGCTATATCAATGACTCGTACCTCTGCTCCTGTCTACAGGGCCCCCACTATCCATGGTGGGGCCGGTGGGGGCCGCATCAGCGTCTCATCCAGCGTACGCAGTGGGCTGGGTGCTGGGATGTCAATGGGCTCCGGATCAGGGGGCTTCTCCAGTGGCATCCAGGTGAGCGCCGGGGGGAACAGCGCTGACATCATGGGCAACGAGAAGTTTGCCATGCAGAACCTGAACGACCGGCTGGCCAACTACCTGGAGACGGTGAGGAACCTGGAGCAGGCCAACCACAAGCTGGAGATTAAGATCAAGGAGGCCCTGGAGAAGAGCGGACCCGACTTCAGAGACTACAGCAAGTACCAGGCCATCCTGGACGacctgaggaggaaggtgaggagggggcTGCGGGAGCGTTGTCAGGGCAGACAGGGGAATGtgcatttattaaatgttgAGCGAAagcagatggatggagggagggaggttaTGGTGGATAGGTGAATTGAACCTGTGTGACTTAAGAAGAAACGCGTAAATCATTTCCCACTGTAAATGTAATCGATCCAATATATTCTGTACACCTGAACTAAGTTCGGCTTCATAGAGTTACTGACTTTCTGTAGATTCATAATAGAGGAGATTGATTGGGTTTCTGCTGATCCTCAGCACAGTGCCCACTGGGCCAGGGGCTGAGGGCTGGACCGGAAACAATATGATGGAGGAATGTTGGAGCATCAGgggtcagagagacaggaaagcagagagaaacaaataacGCCAGTCTGGGGACTTTACAGGCTGTAGAAGGCTCCATTTACAGGCCTGTACGTCAAGACTTCAACTacctttttcctctttgtttggtgcaatacaaataaTCTGTCATCAGTTGGACAATGGGACTGAACATACAGTATAGTCGTTTCTACTGTGGATACATAAAACAGAAGCTGATAAGGGATAGGAAAAGAAGGGAAACTCAGTTACCTTACAGGGTGGAGATTATTATATTAGCTCAGTGACTTtatgttctgtattttataattaattaatctgaTAACaccattcatttcacatttacatgAAACTCCCCATACAAACACATCTGGCGAAGTTATTAAGTGCAAAATGATTTTGGGACTGAAGGAAAATGAGGGCATTACACAACCAGGACAATCTGTCAGTCATTCATTCCAGGTTTTGCCCCCGTGAATGctccagagagaaaaaaaagatttgactgAAAGAGAGGCTGGACTGTGTAACCCTCCAGTCTCTGCCACATTTCAATAAAAgctccattttccattttcaattAAGTCAAGCACAGTCATTTCCAAATGGAACATTCCAGTTGGTCTCCACTGGGACGTACCCAGTGAGAAACTGTTTTTGCTGTAGGAAAGTGTGCGTGccctttttcagttttccactcaaataaaagtattttaaaatgatcaaaatgaaataaaatggaagGCAAAGAGGAGTTTAGAAGGAGTTTTCCATTGATTTCCTAAAATCGTATCATACTCATAACATTACATAAGATCAAAACTCTTGGAAATTAGGTTATATTTATTCTACCAACAGCCCAGGGCCACAGGTCATCCAAACAACCCAGGGTCAGCACAGAGTCGTTTTTCTTATGGCGTGATGCAAAAATCGGACAAAACACAGACTCGCACGACAGCATATTCGACTGACCCATGCAAACTcatattgacacacacacacaaacgcccACACACTCAACCGCCATAACAGCTTGCCTCATGCAAATCATCTGTCCCCATCCTGCCCTGCTGACGGGAAAGATCACGTTCCTGAGGCGTGGAAGGACAGTGGCTGTCTGGCAGCCGCTGATTGGCTGTCGGACTCTGCCACCTGGATGCCCCCCCTGTCGTCCATCCCAGCCTTTATCTACCCCACAGTGACTGCTAAAGCAAATACTGCAACCACCTGGTTTTTGACGCCATCcacatttacaaacagaaaTTGATAACGCTAAACCTATTAGTACAGCCAGCAGCTgcttagtttagcttagcataaaggctAAAGCCCAGCTCCAGGGCTGGAGCACCACTGTTTGCCGTCACCTCACACATTCTGTCCCATTATACAAAAACTGTGTAAATATGACCAGTTGTGGTTTTACTGGCAAGAAACCAGGTTCATCGGCAAAGAAAACGTACATTTAACATACACCTACAAGGTGTTATTATGTGGTAACAAGTAATACttaaactaaaaaagaaaagccttttGTCAGCTCTTTGGTGTAAATGTTTACCCAGCCGTTGGTTTGTTCTGTGCATGTCCCTGACTCCAGTTTGACATCCAAATAAGTCTTTTGTTCCTGTTCTAGGTGTTTGATGCCACTACCGACAATGCTCGCCTGGTTCTCAACATTGACAATGCTCGCCTCGCAGCCGATGACTTCAGAGTAAAGTAAGAACCGCACCGCTGAGTCTGTAAAACACCATGTCAGACAGCCGTAAGCACACCCTGTTTTACATAGTGTAAAGAGACAGGCATTTGTCGTGTAGTCATAAATCATAACCTTCGCATCATAGCCTGTGGGGGTGTTGCAGCCACACAGGTGGCTGCAACAGTGTAGACTTTTGCTTACAATCCAAACAAAATGACCATATACTGTATCTAAACTGAGAAGAAAGATTATTGGAGAGTAGATGTTTTATTCTCAGTTGATTAAACATCCACTCGGATTGTAAAACTATAAAAGTTAGCTCAGTCTTTGTGTCGGCAGCTGTATTAGGCTCTCCCGTTATCCTCACTTCCCTGCCCTGTGCTGTTTAGATATGAGTCCGAGCTGGCCATCCGTCAGTCGGTGGAGGCCGATATTATCGGTTTGAGGAAGCTCATCGACGACACCAACATGAGCCGCATGAATCTGGAGAGCGATATCGAAACTCTGAAGGAGGAGCTCATCCACCTCAAGAAGAACCATGAAAACGTGAGTTTGACGGCATTGAATCCAAAAGTACAACTCTGTGAGATAAAAATTTCATGACTCAATGAGTTTACGTTTGGTAAACACATCgtcgtttttatttattaagagTTTGTCCATCACATGTCAGGTAATCTGCTTCATTTGGACTGAGTGGGTGTGGTGTGGTTTCATCTGATTTCTTTAGCAAGAACCATTACGATTTGATCCACATGTTGCTAACTTCTAATGGGTGCACAGTAACATCACATTTTTACTTCCAAATTAGCCCCTCccactttgaatttaaaaaatgtttttatccaaaaatcgtaaaaaatgacagaatccaaactttagcaaaaaaaacattgtaaaaggattagattaatacattttatgataTAAAGTTCAAATTATAAATTCCATTTGAATTGCCTTATGGTAATGTTGTCAGCGATATCCTTGCATGTGTCCGTTGTTCTTGATGCACAAAATggcattcattttattcattcattcgtGACACCGCAGAGAATATTTTTTCGTAAATTTACTGCTTCAATATCTCTCTATTTTTAACCAGAATGACCCTTCAAGTCAAATATTAGTCAAaggttgttttcctgcagctacTATGTTGAGTATGTTGACATTTCTATCACTTTTAAAACATCTCTAGACACCATCTAAGCAAACACTCACACCTTAGGAGGAGCTGGATTAATATTTGCTTGGACACATCTCAGTAATCCCTTTAAGCATAACCATCATGTGTATTTAAGTTAAATTTGTGTGTCACACACTATGCCACGTCTGCATAAACATCAAACATCCTGGACATGCTTTCTTCAAAAcaagtttgaaaagaaaaaaattcagTGGGAAGAGGGAGGTTTTAAGAAATCTGAAGTATCTTTATGAGAATACTGTGGGAAGCCTCGTCATAAAAAATGATTCACATCCACATTTGGCAACAGGGAAAACACCAAAGACCCCAAATTACTGTCATTTACGCACATAAACCAAAACATAGCCATTTGTTTACCGAAGGGAATATTCAATCAAGTGTGTAGGCCCCAGACCATGGACCCCCTGTATATTTAACTGACCGTAACATGTGATTATGCTCGGAAGAGGCTCGGAGTCATCTCCGGGCATGGTTCAAGTCTTTGGTAATAAAAGGGGTATTCTGTCTATTCTGTCAAAAAGGTTTCAgattgaaattattttatttgccCCATTTAAGTGAATTAGAATCAGGACTATTTTTCGTGTAGATGTGAAAATAGGATTCAGAACAGATCTTTCAAAGTTTTTGATAATGCTTATTGACTCCTCCATTATTGTTTCTTCAGGAAGTAATGGAGCTTCGTAACCAGATTGCCCAGTCAGGAGTCCGTGTAGATGTTGATGCTCCTAAGGGACATGACCTGGCTCAGCTCATGACAGAAATTCGGGCCAAATACGAGAAGATGGCACTGAAGAACCAGGAGGAACTGAAAGTGTGGCACGAATCTCAGGTGAGCAAGTAAAGAGAAACTATCACCCACTAACAGGAACAAGGCCTTAAATCGACTTATCTTTAAATCGCAATCATTATTTCAGATTACAGAAGTGCAGACCCAGGTTTCCCAGAACACAGAGGCCCTGAAGGGTGCTCAGACAGAAGTGAACGACCTGCGCCGACAGTTACAAACCATGGAGATCGAGCTGGAGTCACAGAGGAGCCTGGTGAGAAGTCCCTCTGTCAGCACACACTTCATTTACCTCAAAACAGACCCATCTTCACTCCCTGCAATGACCGACTCAGCACTCTCATTTCAAGTCTCTTGCATTTACTTTGTTGACACAAGCTTCACACTCCGGTGACCCGTCGCTATGGCGCTGTCCTCGGCCGGCCAGGTTCCCTCTAAAACTTTAACCCATTCTTTCCTTTCCACCCTAACGCTCACCTCACGCTCACAGAAAGGGTCTCTGGAGGGCACACTCAGGGACACAGAGATGCGTTACAACATGGAGATCGAGTCTCTCAACACCATCCTCCTGGGTCTGGAGGCAGAGCTCACGCAGCTGCGTAACAACATCCAGCTGCAGACGCAGGAGTACGAGGCCCTGCTCAACATGAAGATGAAGCTGGAGGCCGAGATCGCAACATACAGACGGCTGCTGGATGGTGAAGACTTCGTGTGAgtagatttatttattccaaGTTTCAGATTTGAAAAAACTCTGTCGGTCAtggtttataaaaaaaattctcaatGGTTTTGTTCAGGCTTCAGGACGCTCTGGAAGACCAGAAAACCGTGAAGACCAAAGTGATGACTGTCACACAGACCCTGGTGGATGGAAAGGTGGTTTCCTCCAGCACAGAGACCAAGAACCTTTGAAGACCTGAAGCACACATCCAAACAATCACTTTCACTGCATCGTGACACTAACATATGATCGCCCAAAATGTTATTTCCAGTCCGTTCTCCTGTCTTCTTAAACATTCATCACTAACTCTCTCAACTGCAATTGGTTTAACTTCCTGGGTTTGCAGCTCTTTCACAGGCTGATTAAAAAACTGGATGAGAGGAAAACTAAATcatcctttatttatttcatcatgatgttatttatgtgtttgtgtcctaaCCAGTAGATGTTCAAAATTTATAATTGGAGAGACAAGAACATTCAAGAACCTaatgtttcaaagtaaaaagtccAAAATgctaaacattattttaatatttcatcctctttggttttctctctgtccagtTATGTCTGCCTGTT contains:
- the LOC118111094 gene encoding keratin, type I cytoskeletal 18, which gives rise to MKTSKQTTYSMRSSTSSRSPAISMTRTSAPVYRAPTIHGGAGGGRISVSSSVRSGLGAGMSMGSGSGGFSSGIQVSAGGNSADIMGNEKFAMQNLNDRLANYLETVRNLEQANHKLEIKIKEALEKSGPDFRDYSKYQAILDDLRRKVFDATTDNARLVLNIDNARLAADDFRVKYESELAIRQSVEADIIGLRKLIDDTNMSRMNLESDIETLKEELIHLKKNHENEVMELRNQIAQSGVRVDVDAPKGHDLAQLMTEIRAKYEKMALKNQEELKVWHESQITEVQTQVSQNTEALKGAQTEVNDLRRQLQTMEIELESQRSLKGSLEGTLRDTEMRYNMEIESLNTILLGLEAELTQLRNNIQLQTQEYEALLNMKMKLEAEIATYRRLLDGEDFVLQDALEDQKTVKTKVMTVTQTLVDGKVVSSSTETKNL